A single window of Terriglobales bacterium DNA harbors:
- a CDS encoding type II CAAX endopeptidase family protein: MVSCPDPYLKPPGTAESVPPAAPAAPPRRDPVWSGWDVVLLAAVAILGILVFSTLGIVALVVATPGHKPPSAGEVTPIALMAQLLAYLVVVAVMYLMVAVRYRQRFWDAVRWRWPVEKTAAPALVIAGAVIALLVQWASAWLPVPKQLPIYEFLKDTSAAYLMAAFGTLVAPFVEEMFFRGFLYPVLARRAGVAAGVVLTSIGFALIHASQLGNHWAPLLVLFVVGLTFTLARAWTGSVAVPFLLHLGYNGALFTLLYITTDRFRHMERMLQ, translated from the coding sequence CGCGATCCCGTCTGGAGCGGCTGGGACGTCGTGCTGCTGGCGGCCGTCGCCATCCTGGGCATCCTGGTGTTCAGCACGCTGGGGATCGTGGCGCTGGTGGTCGCCACCCCGGGACACAAACCGCCTAGCGCCGGGGAGGTGACGCCCATCGCGCTGATGGCACAGTTGCTGGCCTACCTGGTGGTGGTGGCGGTGATGTACCTGATGGTGGCGGTCCGCTATCGCCAGCGATTCTGGGATGCGGTGCGCTGGCGCTGGCCGGTGGAAAAAACGGCCGCGCCCGCTCTGGTGATTGCCGGAGCGGTGATTGCGCTGCTGGTGCAGTGGGCCTCCGCATGGCTGCCCGTGCCCAAGCAGCTTCCTATCTACGAATTCCTCAAGGATACGTCCGCAGCCTACCTGATGGCCGCCTTCGGCACGCTGGTGGCGCCTTTCGTCGAGGAGATGTTCTTCCGCGGCTTCCTGTATCCGGTGCTGGCCCGCCGGGCAGGGGTGGCCGCAGGTGTGGTGCTGACGTCCATTGGATTTGCGCTCATCCACGCCTCGCAATTGGGCAATCACTGGGCGCCGTTGCTGGTGCTGTTCGTGGTCGGCCTGACCTTCACCCTGGCGCGCGCCTGGACGGGCTCGGTGGCCGTGCCCTTCCTGCTGCATCTGGGCTACAACGGGGCCCTGTTCACGCTGCTCTACATCACCACCGACCGCTTCCGGCACATGGAGCGCATGCTGCAATAG
- a CDS encoding DUF885 family protein, with protein MRAVALASFALCVTVSAPAQNDYPSLVALHEEFQKLKAPKVTTGVPDYTPAAMRTQHAALGELRKRLDAMDPRVWPVPQQVDYLVVRAQMDELDFHHRVLRPWARDPGFYVDMLRPVAFAKLPVEQEKLEGFRTGLAAVPALLKQARQNLTEGAGELADFALRNLEKHDGVGHEQPLRSVPPPGILGWFDELVYGLEKHHPELVPDGRRARQAVAEFHEWLKRERPRMTARAGIGLENYNWLLKNVRLMTYTADDIARIGDRELARTLAGLALERHRNRHLPELLPAASEAEYAMKIADADRHVREFIRTQEFLTIPDYIGEMDNNVPWIVRPGGRNFWEQVQFRDPRPDKVHAGIPGHRFDIAIHERDKRPIRGRYTDSARIEGWGFYLEEGMMNAGLLDDLPRTRELFWIFAAARAVRNRAELHMHTGEWTVEQAIDYMVKNVPFMDPDVARVDCEIYLRTPTYGMSYQMGKLQIERLLAERARQLGETFRLGEFHDQFLAAGTIPVSLIRWEITGFDDEVREFLPATSTAEARSPRTE; from the coding sequence GTGAGAGCTGTCGCGCTCGCGTCGTTCGCACTGTGTGTCACCGTCTCCGCACCGGCCCAGAATGACTATCCGTCGCTGGTCGCGCTGCACGAGGAATTCCAGAAGCTCAAGGCGCCGAAAGTCACCACGGGAGTTCCTGACTACACGCCCGCCGCCATGCGGACGCAGCATGCGGCGCTTGGCGAGCTGCGGAAGAGGCTGGACGCCATGGATCCGCGTGTCTGGCCGGTGCCGCAGCAGGTCGATTACCTCGTGGTCCGCGCGCAGATGGACGAACTCGACTTCCACCATCGGGTCTTGCGCCCATGGGCGCGTGATCCCGGCTTCTACGTGGACATGTTGCGACCGGTAGCCTTCGCCAAACTGCCCGTCGAGCAGGAAAAGCTGGAGGGATTCCGCACCGGCCTCGCCGCTGTTCCGGCCTTGCTCAAGCAGGCGCGACAGAACCTGACTGAAGGGGCGGGCGAGCTGGCTGACTTCGCCCTCCGCAACCTGGAGAAGCACGACGGCGTGGGCCACGAGCAGCCGCTGCGGTCCGTGCCGCCGCCCGGCATCCTGGGCTGGTTCGATGAACTGGTCTACGGACTGGAGAAGCACCACCCGGAGCTGGTTCCGGACGGCCGGCGAGCGCGCCAGGCTGTGGCTGAGTTCCATGAGTGGTTGAAGCGGGAACGGCCACGCATGACGGCTCGCGCCGGAATCGGCTTGGAGAACTACAACTGGCTGCTGAAGAACGTGAGGCTGATGACCTACACCGCGGACGATATCGCCCGCATCGGCGATCGTGAACTTGCACGCACGCTTGCAGGGCTGGCGCTGGAACGGCATCGCAACCGCCATCTTCCTGAACTACTTCCGGCGGCCAGCGAAGCCGAGTACGCCATGAAAATTGCTGACGCCGACCGCCACGTCCGTGAATTTATCCGTACGCAGGAGTTCCTCACCATCCCCGACTACATCGGTGAAATGGATAACAACGTGCCGTGGATCGTGCGGCCTGGCGGGCGCAACTTCTGGGAGCAGGTGCAATTCCGCGACCCGCGCCCGGACAAGGTGCACGCCGGCATTCCGGGACATCGCTTCGACATCGCGATCCACGAGCGCGACAAGCGCCCCATTCGCGGGCGCTACACCGACAGCGCTCGCATCGAGGGCTGGGGCTTCTATCTCGAGGAAGGCATGATGAATGCCGGGTTGCTCGACGATCTGCCCCGCACCCGTGAGCTGTTCTGGATCTTCGCTGCGGCGCGCGCCGTCCGCAACCGCGCCGAACTGCACATGCACACCGGAGAGTGGACCGTGGAGCAGGCCATCGATTACATGGTGAAGAACGTTCCCTTCATGGACCCGGACGTCGCCCGCGTGGACTGCGAAATCTATCTGCGCACGCCCACCTACGGCATGAGCTACCAGATGGGCAAGCTGCAGATCGAGCGTCTGCTCGCCGAGCGCGCCCGCCAGTTGGGCGAAACATTCCGGCTGGGAGAGTTTCACGACCAGTTTCTGGCGGCGGGCACCATTCCGGTCTCGCTCATTCGCTGGGAGATCACCGGCTTCGACGACGAGGTGAGGGAGTTTCTGCCGGCCACGAGCACAGCGGAAGCCCGGAGCCCTCGAACAGAATAA
- the pyrE gene encoding orotate phosphoribosyltransferase, with protein sequence MSTPRQELLELLARQSFRLGEFKLSSGATSDYYIDCRTTTLDAEGARLTGRVFLDEIRVRGWKPKAIGGLTLGADPIVVAVALLSSQHAQRRTAERGPVYEPVFPLIHGFLVRKQEKGHGTGQRIEGYREPGAEVVIVDDVCTTGGSTIQAIEAARDFGFKVIGVMCLVEREDAGGRPAVEAAAAPASFVSIFTAREVREQHLKRQALRAAL encoded by the coding sequence ATGAGCACCCCGCGGCAGGAATTGCTGGAGCTGCTGGCCCGGCAGTCGTTCCGATTGGGTGAGTTCAAGCTCTCTTCAGGAGCGACCAGCGACTATTACATCGACTGCCGCACGACCACGCTCGACGCCGAAGGGGCGCGGCTGACCGGTCGCGTCTTCCTGGACGAGATCCGGGTGCGGGGATGGAAGCCCAAGGCCATCGGGGGATTGACGCTGGGCGCCGATCCGATTGTGGTAGCGGTGGCGCTACTCAGCTCGCAGCACGCACAGCGGCGCACGGCCGAGCGCGGGCCGGTGTACGAGCCCGTCTTCCCGTTGATCCACGGCTTCCTGGTGCGCAAGCAGGAAAAGGGGCACGGCACGGGGCAGCGCATCGAAGGGTATCGCGAGCCGGGAGCGGAAGTGGTGATCGTGGATGACGTCTGCACCACCGGCGGGTCTACCATCCAGGCCATCGAAGCGGCGCGCGACTTCGGGTTCAAGGTGATCGGCGTGATGTGCCTGGTGGAGCGCGAGGATGCGGGCGGACGTCCGGCGGTGGAGGCCGCTGCCGCGCCGGCCAGCTTCGTTTCCATCTTCACCGCCCGCGAAGTCCGGGAGCAGCACCTGAAGCGGCAGGCGCTGCGGGCGGCGCTGTAG
- the mtnA gene encoding S-methyl-5-thioribose-1-phosphate isomerase has translation MIKTLEWTEEGVRLLDQTKLPTEEKYMVCSTYEEVAEAIRSMVVRGAPAIGVAAAMGIALGARDADGDHVAEFRRSFEEICETMAATRPTAVNLFWAIERMRGRFAACSEQPVARIRQELIAEAQRIYVEDLAQNEAIAKHGATLLPASGAVLTHCNAGALATAGGYGTALGVIRAAIEQGKKLEVYADETRPFLQGARLTAWELAKDGVPTTVISDNMAGAMMAAGKIGAVVVGADRIAANGDTANKIGTYTVAVLAREHNIPFYVAAPFSSIDLETPDGSKIPIEQRPLREVTHLAGTRITPEGVKVENPAFDVTPARYITAIITERGVAKPPYEESLKKLSQA, from the coding sequence ATGATCAAGACCCTGGAATGGACGGAAGAGGGCGTTCGCCTGCTCGACCAGACGAAACTCCCCACGGAAGAGAAGTACATGGTGTGCTCGACGTATGAAGAGGTGGCGGAGGCCATCCGCAGCATGGTGGTGCGGGGCGCGCCGGCCATCGGCGTCGCCGCCGCCATGGGGATCGCACTGGGTGCGCGCGACGCCGACGGCGACCACGTGGCCGAGTTCCGGCGCAGCTTCGAGGAGATCTGCGAGACCATGGCCGCGACCCGGCCCACCGCCGTCAACCTGTTCTGGGCCATCGAGCGCATGCGGGGCCGGTTTGCGGCGTGCTCGGAGCAGCCGGTAGCGCGCATCAGGCAGGAACTCATCGCCGAAGCGCAGCGCATCTACGTGGAAGACCTGGCGCAGAACGAAGCCATCGCGAAACACGGCGCCACACTGCTGCCTGCGAGCGGCGCCGTGCTCACGCACTGTAACGCGGGCGCGCTGGCTACCGCAGGCGGATACGGCACGGCGCTGGGAGTGATCCGCGCCGCCATCGAGCAGGGCAAGAAGCTCGAAGTCTATGCCGATGAGACGCGTCCCTTCCTGCAGGGCGCGCGGCTCACCGCCTGGGAGCTGGCCAAGGACGGCGTGCCGACCACCGTCATCTCCGACAACATGGCCGGCGCCATGATGGCCGCAGGCAAGATCGGCGCGGTGGTGGTGGGCGCCGACCGCATCGCCGCCAATGGCGATACGGCCAACAAGATCGGCACCTATACCGTCGCCGTGCTCGCCCGGGAGCACAACATCCCCTTCTACGTGGCGGCGCCGTTCTCTTCCATCGACCTGGAGACGCCGGATGGATCGAAGATTCCTATCGAGCAGAGGCCGTTACGCGAAGTCACGCATCTGGCCGGGACCCGCATCACGCCCGAGGGCGTGAAGGTCGAGAACCCGGCGTTCGACGTCACGCCGGCGCGTTACATCACCGCCATCATCACCGAGCGCGGCGTGGCCAAGCCGCCGTATGAAGAGTCGCTGAAGAAACTGTCGCAAGCCTGA